TTCGATTTTGTGTGGAAAACGGATACATGGTCCAGTCTGAAGCGGTAAAGGCATTCATGAACGTATTGAGACTTCTTTTCAACATGGAAAAAAATGGATCGCGTACGGCAAATCGACGTGATCCGCACAGCACCGTATGCTCCAAAATATGTGCAACGCCGGTCGAATCGGTAGGCACTGTCTTGAATGCAACGCTGAACGTGTTTTCCTCATCATCATTGCTGATATGGACATATTTGGCACCGGTGCCCTGATGCCGAAGCGAATAGAACACCGATCGGATTTCTTTCAGGTCGGCGATATTCTCCACGACACAGCCCGAAATTTCGTCGCCGATGGTTATTCCGGGGTTGTTTTTATCCATCATTTGATTCATGAAACCGTCCTTTAAACAAAAAGAAGCCACGCCCCCTAAAAGGAGATGTGGTTTATGATCACTGAAAACAAGAGTCCGCCCGTATAAAATGATACCCGGGCGGACCGCACCATTGGCCTGACTGACACGCACTGTCACCCTGATGGGGGCAAGGGAAGAAAAAAAAGATCAGTTGGCTGTGTAAAGGCCTCTGTTTTTGCGCTGAATTCGGCCGGTTTTGCTAAGCCGGAAAATAATATTTCTCAACTTTTTATCGCCAAATCCCGTATTGTCTTTAATTTCCGCAAAACCGGCGCCCTGCTTCGCCAGCCGAATGATATCCAAAACCTGATCAGAGGCCGTCGAGCCGCTTCTGCTGCCGGATGGGCTCGCTGCCCGCCGTCCACGAGGCGCGCTTATTCCGGATCTCACTAGCTTTTCGATCCGGTCCATCCGTTCGATCAGCTTCTCGAAATCCTTCTTGGTGGGTACATTGTACTGCTGCATGAAGAACTTCACCATCGCATCAAAGCTGACCGCTTTGCCTTTTTTCTTCGGCATACTGACCTCCTTGGGGTTGCATGGGTAAAGACCGGTGCCGAAAAGCACTACGGCTCAATGACTACTTAGGAAAAATTACGTTATCAAATTAGAAATGTCAAGCAGTCATAACTAACCCTCTATATTTTTATACAAATACATAATGTCGACATACATGCCTGGATCTGTTATTGATATCATGAGCATTCCGTGATAGGCAAGGGCAAGCTGTTTAAAAAGATGCGCAAATAAAGTGCCAGAAAGGGGAGATCTTAACATTCGACCGTCATTTCCGATAATTTGTTTGAATGCAAACACCCTTCGAATCGCAATCTGCGTTGAATCACAGCGGCGGCTTGCTACTTGCGCTGCCATATCATTACTCAGCGGCCCGCTATGAGCTCTCCCGGAACCCTCTTGAAGGCTCAGGGCCTTCACCCCAAAAAGCAAATGGGTCAGAATTTTTTATCGGATCCGTCCACTGCAAAGATGATCATTGCCCGTTCCGGCATAACGCCTGAAGCTGTGATTCTTGAGATCGGCGCGGGATTAGGAGCGCTCACCATCCCTTTGGGAAAAATTTCAAGTCGTGTTTATGCGATAGAAAAAGATACGCAGCTGCTGGAAATATTAAAATCCGAACTGGCCTTGAATCGAATCGATCACGTCGAATTGCTGAACCGGGATATTCTGAAGGTCGATATTCCCGCTATCGCTCTAAGCACCGGACGGCCTTTGGTAGTATTCGGTAATCTTCCCTATAATATTTCCTCCCAGGTGCTCGTGCAGCTGATAACGGCAAGAAAACATCTGACGCGCTGTTTTCTGATGTTTCAAAAGGAATTGGCGCAGCGGTTGGTTGCCTTACCTGGAAACCGGGATTACGGACGCTTATCCGTTATGCTTCAGTATTGTGCAGCTATCAGGCCGCTGGCAACGATCAATGCGAACCTCTTCTATCCAAAACCGAAAATCGACTCAGAGATCATTGAAATCGATTTTACGCGAGCCCCCGGTTTTTCGGTTCAGGATGAAGCATTTTTATTTCTCGTTATCAAGGCCGCTTTTTCAAAACGACGCAAAACATTAAAAAATTCAATGTCAAAAAGCGTCCTTAAAATGGATACCAACCTGCTGATTCAAGGATTGGAAACCGCGGCCATAGACCCGGTCCGCCGGGCTGAAACCCTCTCTGTCGAGGAATTCGTTCGTCTGGCGGATTGTCTGTATAAACTGAAGTTTTGAGGCAATGGGCTATCGGCCTTCGGGATGACCGCTCTTCTTGCTCCCCCGATTACGTTTCTAACCGCTCAACCCGCTGATTTAATCAACTTCACATATGCTCTGCGACGGTGACCGTACGATCTCCCAGCATGTTCACATAACTGCCCATTTCGTTGTCATACCAGCCGTAAATAACGGCCTGCGTCATGGGAACGTGAACGCCCGCGTCCTTCAGGGTGCTCAATATTTTTTCATCAAGTCCGGGCACCTTCGTTAAATCCAATGTTAATTCCGCTGTTCGGGTATGGGTCTCATGTCCCTCGATAATGGCGGCGGCTTTGGGAAGACCGATAATATCGCAGGAAACATTCTGTTGATCCGAGTAATGCAGATATTTGTTCGGGTCATCGGCCTGGGCTCGGCGGTACACGTTATTGATGACCTCCCTGCGAATCGATTCCCCGTTCATTTCCTCCTGAAAATTGACCACCAGAATAATCAAAGAACCCGTTCCGGTGGGAATTCGCACCGATTCCGCGATAAAACCGATTTCATTCATTTCCGGAATGACCAGGCGCAATGCCTTGGCCGCCCCTGTTGTGGTGAGAATAATATTGTTCATGATACTTCTGTTTTTTCGCAGATCAATTCCGCCGGCTTTAGGCAGCCGGTCCAGCACTTCCTGACTTCCGGTGGCGGCATGAATGGTGGCCATGGAAGCCGACAAGATTCGCTTGGCGCCGAAGTGGTTGATCAGCGGTTTGATCATATGCGCCAAGCAGGTGGTTGTACAGGAAGCATTGGAAAGAATGCGATGGTGTCTCGGGTCGTAATCGTTGTGGTTGATGCCCATCACTGTGGTGACGGCATCATCGGGAATCAGCGCACGTTGGTCTGCTATCTTAAAAGGAGCCGAAACGATGACTTTTTCGGCACCTGAATCCAGGTGACCTCGGATAGCGCCTTTGGGATGATCCGCGGAAAGGGAGGGATCTAGAAATTGACCTGTGGTGTCCACCACTAACCGGACGTTATTATCCCGCCACTGAACATCAGCCGGATTGCGATGCTGCCTTAAAAACGTCACGGGCATGCCGTCAACGCGCATGCACCCGTTTTCTTCATTTAATTCCGAGATAACCGGCCTGCTCTTAAACCCATATAAATAGCCACTGAGGGAGCCATAACTGGAATCCCTTTCAATATAGTGAGCAATATCGGTTAGGCCGGCGCCAACCTCCCGCCCGAGATTAACGACCAGTTCCTTAAAATATTTGCGTCCCACATGGTGCCATAAGGTCAGTTTGCCGATGCGCCCCAATCCGTTGATACCGAGTTTATATACCTTGTCATTTTCACTAACCTGTACCATAGTGCCTCCCAATGGTGTTCTCGCAACAGTATGCGTCACCAGTATTCTTTTCCTCTAAAACGCCACATCATAAAGGCAATAAGCGCTCCCCCGCTATGCCTCATTTACCTTGATTTTTCCAAGGTAGACCGAGCCACCTCGGCCGTCAATACTAATATGATCGCCGGAGTTCACTTTTGCCTGACGGAAAATAAAATACCGTTCATTTTCATCACATATCAGATCCTCGCACCCTACGACACAAGTTTTTCCCATTCGATGGGCCACCACGGCGGCGTGTGAGGTCAATCCGCCCCTTGCCGTCAACAGCCCGTCCGCAGCGAATATTTCCCGAATGTCATCGGGTACCGTATCCCCTCGTATTAACACAAGCGGGGTGTTAGGCTCCAAATTCCGCCAATGATCGATTTCCTCCAGACTGAACACGGCCCGGCCGCTCATCGCGCCCCCGCTGACACCAATGCCGTGCCCGAGAAGCTTGTCGTTGCCGCATTCCGCCAAATCAAAGGTCAGAACTTTTTTTCTTTCCCGCATGGCCATATCGCGGGTCTGAAGAAGGTATAAATCCTTCGGGTCGCTGCTTTCAAAGGTGAACTCGATTTCCTGCGGGCTCCACCCGCGCCGGTAAATCAGCTCATTGGCCCATCTGAGCAGGGTGTTATAAATGGCGGGATAATGGGTTTCCAGCGTGATGTCCGTTTCTCTTTTTTCAATTTCCTGTTGCATCTCCGATATCGGCAGCGTCTTAACCAGCCCGGAAACCACATCCTCCCCCTGATTTCCCAGCGTAAAATCGCCCCACAATTTCAGTGTGTCGCCGGACCAGCGAGGATTGTGCGTAAAAAAAACACCGGTGCCGGATGTTTGGGACCGATTACCGAAAACCATGGCCTGAACCGATACGGTAGTTCCCCAATCATCCGATATCTCAATAATTTGACGATAGGTTTTCGCCTTGGGCGACTCCCAGGAATCCAGCACCTTTTTGATGATCACCATCAATTGCTCAAACGGATTTTCCTGAATCGCGATCCCATGATCCTGAACAAGCTGCTTATAGGTAAGCGCCATGTTTTTCATCTGATCGCCCGGAAGACCCCGCTTATACGCCACGCCGATGCGTTTCTTGAAATCGGCCATAATCGCATCGAAATGATTCCGTGATAAACCGAACGACATGCCGTAACACTGCACAAACCGGCGATAATTATCCCAGGCGAACCAGGTATTTCCCGTATATGTTGCGATGCCATGAGCAATTTCCTCATTTAACCCCACATCCAGAAAGGTATCCATCATACCCGGTTGAGAAATCGGAGAGCCGCTTCGTACCGACACAAGCAACGGGTTTTTCGGATCACCAAAAACTTTCACGGCAGTTTTTTCCAGCAATTTCATGTGGTCTGCCAACTGATCGCGAAAGTTCTGTTGGGCCGGCGGATAGGTTTCAATAATTTCCCGGGAGCGAAACACCTCGGTTGTAATAATAAAACCGGGGGGAACCGGTAACCCGAATTGCGTTAGCTGGGCCAGATGATACCCCTTAGCACCCAGATAAATTACACGAAAAAGCCGCTTATTGGTATCATAGATGGTCGTTATGGCACGCTTGGGGTCGTAATTGAGCAATTGCTGCAGTTTGGCTTTGTGCAATTTATCGGCCTGATGGAAAAGGGTGTGCAAAATCCGGTTTAAAAAATAGTCCAGCTGTTGAAGGCCCAACGAGAGTGCAATCTGATCCCGAAGAAAAATTTCCGAGATGCGATGGACCAGTTTCTCATCTTCCCCCATTTCATCCCGTGGAAGATACTTCGGTAAAATCTGATCCTTTTCAATTCGGGTAAAAATTCGATTCAGATTCTCCTCATGAATATTATTAAAACAGTCGTTGATGATGTTTTTAACCGCCTGAGCAAACCCTTTGATAATATCGAGATATTGCGTGAACGTGAACCCCCGCATTTCCAAAGACAAGGAGAGAAAATCGAGCTGGCGTTCAAATTCAACTGATGAAATGCCATCGAGTTTTAGCGCACGGCCGAATAATATTAACAGATCATATATCTGGAAAAAAGTCGCCTTGGTGATCAGGGTCAGATCGATTTTGGAAATGCAGATATCGAACAACGCATTGACCAGCGACTCAAGCCGAAACGTCAGCCCCAACCCATCAAACTTCAGTTCGTTGTAGGAACCGTACATGGAGGGAATATCGACGGTGAAATGCCTTTTTTTATAAATATTTTCCCGTGCCTCATATCGGTTGCTGCTTAAAATGAGCGTTTTAATCTCCTCGAGAAAAGAGATCAGCCCCGAAAGCTTTCGCTTGGAGTCTGTTTCCGCCAATGCCGTTTCAAGGGCGTCCAGATTCGGAAACGCGCCGGGTCTAAGCTGGGAAAGGTAGTGATCCATTTCCGTAAAGTCGAGCCGATATTTTTGGTAAAGCAGCTTATAGAGCTTTGCCGCCAACTGAACGCGTCGAATATCAATATTCGATACGTCCCGAACATCCGCAAGCAACTGATTCAACCGCTCGTCGGACAATTCCAGAAGCGCATCCGGCAACTGAAGCCCTTGCTTTAATAGTAACGACATGGTGTTGTGAATTCCGTCTACAAATTCACCGTCGGCGGCAACTTGCGCATAGATATAAGGCGGCAAGAAGGGTTTCAGGATCGACTTGTCGCACGTTGTCCAAAAAACAAGCGTTGCACGCATGAAATCCAGTATCTGATTGCTGCTCTCGACATGGCTCTGTTTTCGCAGAAAATGGACCAGTACATCCTTGCGGCGGGTGATTTCATCAATTTCGGTCGAAATATCCCGAAGCTTTCCTTCCGCGCCGATATCGTTGAAAAACACGGGAAACAAACGGGCCAATTGTTTCACCAAATTGTAAACAGGTTCGATAGGGCTATTTAACAACCGGGTGATGTCTCGGGGGAACAGATCCGTGTCCTTGATAAAAACACCGCACACGGATAAGTGAATCGTCAGATAGGACAATAGCTTCGGCGACCATTTGGGGTTCAGCTGTATTAACTCTAGCCAGGTTCTGATATTTAAAATATGAGCGATATTCGCTTTGATCTGCCAGTCATTTCCAACACCGCGAATCTTCGGCGCCTGAAACCCCAGATCAATCATGGAGTCGATGTAAAGGTTGATCAGATCGCTTTCATCGGTTTGGTAGACCCCCTTGCCCATGGTCAACGCACAGTTCAGAACGGTAGCAGGAAATTCTTGAGTGCCTGTTTTCAGAATGGCAAACGTCTTATCAATTAATCGTTTGATTTGCCGGTGGGATTCGTGTCCGATCAGCCAGCTTAGCGTGCGGTTTATTTCCCTGAGAGCCTCTTCATGCACCAAGGACAAGCCGGATATGGACATCATGTGGAAGAGAAAAATGATTTTCCAGCGATATCCCGTCCGCTCATCCCTTCCCAGCTCGAGCAATTTTTGCGGGACTTCCCGATACACCTCAACGATTTCCTGAAATCCGGGAAGCGTGATCAGTTGATCGATAAGCGTTCCGTCTTTTCTCCTCGCCGATTGAATATAATTCTCAAGATCATCGCGCGCCGCTTCGATTCTCCGATGCGAAATTTCCTTGAAAAGTTCCGACAAATGAACCGCGGACTCGTTTTTCCCGATCGCTTTGATAAACCAGCCGTGCGGATCGACCTCACTCAACCAGTAGGCGTAGGTGTTTTTATAGTATTTGGCCAACAATAGGCCGATGGCATCGAATTCCACCTTGGAATCGGCGGCTTTTTGCCGATACAACGCTGCCAGACGTTTAATTTGGTAATAACTTTTGATGAACAGGTTGAATAAAGGAACATTCAGCGCGGCGATTTTCCTGAAACAGGTGTTCAGCGCGGGGAGAAACCGCCCGATATCTCCCTTCGCATCTTTAATTATTTTTTGCACGTACAGCAGTAGATTATCCACTGCGTCCGTTTGCACTTTGGCGTTATTGCCGGACTTGATGGCGGCAAGAAAGATTTCAAAAAATAATTCAGCAACTTCCGGTCCGCGGGGGTGAGCGGTGAGCAGATGAAAATAATCGAGCGCATATCCTCTGGACTCTTTCACAATGAATTGCCAGTTTTTATACGGGTGTGAAAGTTCTTTTAAAAAGGTGTTGAGGCCTTCCATCAGACCGTAATAGCGCGACATAACCAGTTGCATCACTTCATATTTCGGGTCGATATCGACATCGATGTGATAATCGGCAATGTTTACCTCAAGCGCTTTGGATTGAATCTGCAACTGCTGTCTCCTTTTCCCCGGTTAATGCTCGTTTGCTGGTCAAACCGATTGACGAATGAAGGTGGTCATTCGATTCTGTTTGAACGGATTATTTTGAATAATTATCAGAAACTATCACTATTTTCAAGGAAATAGCCGTCAGATGGAAGCGCTTTTGGAGTAGCAATATAGCGCCAAGTATGTTAAATTTCGCTTTTACGTGATTGCCCAATAACACTTTAATATGGCTGCGATTCATGGCGAATGAGAAAATTAAATTAACGATCGACGCTTTGATCCAAATCGTGGAAAAAGGCGGCCGGGTCAAAACGGGAATTGACATTTATTCAAAATCCGGTGTGCTGCTTCTCGATAAGGACGCTCTGGTGAATACCCCAAAACCGCTGCTATTGATAAAGAGGAGCGGAATTACCGACCTGCTTTTCGATCCTCGCGAAATGGGCGGGTTGTGGGACCAAAACGGCAATCCGATAGAAATCAAGCCCGCGATTAAGCCGACCGCGCAATTTGCGGAGCTCTCAAATTCCGGGGAAGTGGAAAAGCGGGTTAAAAATATCACCGAGTTGAAAAATGAGGCGTCCCGAAGATATTTAAAAGCAAAAGAAAACATCAAAAAGGTTATTTCCGATATTCGCAGAACCGGCGGTAAATTCGATTATGAAACCGTAGAGCATACCGTTACCGACCTCGTTGATTTCATTTCGGATAATAATAATGCCTTTTTCTATTTAACCAAAGATATCTTTTCATATGACGATTATCTCTATCATCACGCCATCAATGTCTGTACCATCGGTACCGCCATTTTAAAAAAATTCACGGCCCAATTTGAAACGGATATCACGACGATAGCCCGCAATAAAATGTTTCAGATCTCCATCGGATATTTTCTTCATGATGTGGGCAAGGTGCTCATTCCGGATCATGTGCTGAATAAAACCCGCCAACTGACGCCCGAAGAATTTGCTGTGATAAAAACCCACTCCTATGAAAAAGGGCAGTTTTTATTAGAGCTAAATGGCATCAAGGCGCCTGAAATACAGGCCATCGTCAAATATCATCACAGCGCCATACAAAAAGGCGAGCTAAATTGCTATCCCGATATGGATTTCCCCGAAAAATTACCGGCATATGTAAAGATATGCAAGCTCGCTGATATGTACGATGCCATGACGTCCAAACGCTGTTATAAGGAAGCCTATAACCCGGTCAGCGTGGTAACCAATATTGTCAGAAAATATGCCACAAAGGACCAAACACTAAGATATATTTTACATTCCTTTGTGAAAGCGATCGGTATCTATCCGGCCGGCAGTGTCGTTCGGCTGACAAACCATCAGTTGGCGTATGTCCTTGACAGTGAAGGGCCGCTGGTGATCCCCTTTACGGGCGTCAACAAGGTGCCGCTGACAGGAGTCCCGGCACCCGTTGATATGGAAAATGAAAAACTCAAAGATGTTGGCCTGAGCATCGATATGGACACGCCACTCCTTTCGCCTATCGAGGCATATGCCTTATTGCCGGAGCATATGAAACAGATGGTTTTAAATTAACGAGCCGATTTTCAAACCGTTTCGGTTGAGTCAGGGGCGAGGCGATGCCTACTTGCTTAACGCAGCGAGCCGATACACGAGCATGCCGGCAAGCCATGCGACGTCTTCGGCAGACAACAGTTGCCCGATTGATTCATCGAAGAGGATAGTGCCTTCGGCCGCAAACTCCTCATCTCCTTCCCAGAGGATCAGACGGATCGGAATTTTGGGAAAAACCAAGAATTCAAAACCGGCATCGCCTTCCGAAATGGGTTTTCCACATAATTTTTCGGCAGCAGTTTTAAATCCGACCAAATTATTACCGAAAATATTTTTCAGCGGAACGACAGCCCGTTTGGTAAAGGGTTCGAAATAAAAAGAAGCCCCAGGTATTTCACGATATGCCACCCATTTTCCCCAAGGTGTGACAGGCGCTTGCGCCATCATATAGTGAAGAATCAGCACCTGCTCCTGCAATGGAATTTCAATCGGCCCGGAACCGTCAAGGGCTTGTGTGTCGCTGAAGTCAAATTCAGGCAGTGTCACCCGATAGGTCCGATTTAAAAACTGAATACGATAGCTATCATCAGTATCCCTAAAAAAACCCGTGCGATCGGCAATCTCTTGATAGTTCAAGGTTGCCAGCTGAGACACTGCCAATTTCTTCGCATTGATATAATCATCCACGCGCGCCATGATAACTTTCCTCCTGATTTTATGCCGTTACCCGTCTGACCGGACTAAGGGCGGGTAACCCGATGAACCGCCGTCATCATCACATGCCGCGGCCCTGACAATATGCAATTAGATAAAAATATTAATAGGATACAAAATACGCAGTCTGATTGCCTTTATAAAGCGCTTTTCGAATTTGATCAAGGGCTGTATTGGAGAAATTGGGCCAATGCAAGCAACTATGCTGGCGTAATGGACGGTATCCAACCACTTGTTTTAAAATATAGGCATGCGTCACTTGCGCATTGTGCCGAAACCGGATAAGGAAAGCTAAAAAGGCGCTTTATGCGCTTGCTTCAAGCCCCGGGAGGATTTTTGATGAGACCGGGAACGCTATCGTTAACCACAACACATAGGGAGAAATAATGAACAAAAAGGCAGCGCTGATTACCATGGTTGTTTTTTTCGGGCTGGCAATTTTTTCCGTCAATGTTCCTGCGGTCCGAGCGGAAACCAAACTAACCTACAGTTGTTTTTTCCCGCCGACGCATATTCAGAGCAAGCTCGCTGAAGAATGGGCTAAGGAAGTGGGAAAAAGAACCGATGGTCAGGTGAAGGTTGAGTATTATCCGGGTCAAACGCTTACCAAAGCGCAACAGTGCTATGACGGCGTGGTTGAAGGACTCTCCGATATCGGGTTATCTTGCTTGTCGTACACTCGAGGACGTTTCCCGGTGATGGCGGCCGTCGATCTGCCCATGGGATATACCAGCGGGCTCATGGCAACGAATGTCGCCAATGATGTCCTTAAAAAATTCAACCCCAAGGAGTTCCATGACGTCAACGTCATGTACCTTCATGCCCATGGCCCCGGACTGGTGCATACCAGAGGAAAGCCGGTTCATGCGATGGCGGATATGAAAGGCCTAAAATTCAGAGCCACCGGAACCAGCGCGTTGGTTGTCAGCGCCTTGGGGGGCATGCCGGTTCCCAAGCCGATGCCCGAAAACTATGAGATGCTTCAAAAAGGCGTGGTCGATGGCTCCATGCACCCCTTTGAATCGAACAAAGGATGGCGGCTGGGCGAGGTGCTTGATTATGCCACCGGCTCATTTAGTACCGCCTATACCACGACTTTTTTTGTGGTAATGAATAAAGACAAATGGGCGTCATTACCTGGAAACGTTCAAGCCATCATCGAGCAGATCAATGCCGAATGGGCGCTTAAACACGCAGAAGCCTGGGATACCAGTGATATGGAGGGAATTAAATATTTCCTTGACCAGGGTGGTCAGATCGTCGGGCTTAAGGCGAATGAGCAAGCCGCCTGTAAAAAGGCCGTTGAACCGATCCTTTCCGATTATGTAAAGGACGCTAAAGCAAAAGGTATTGAAAACGCTCATGAAATCGTAGATTTTATTGCACAGCAAGTTACTGCAAAATAGCCTTGCAGATAAAGGAGGTCGGGATTCTTTTTCTCGGCCTCTTTCAGCTAAGAGCCATAAATACACGGCGCATTGATATGCATACCATATTAAAGGTGTTGATCGGAATAAGGTCGCTTTTGAAAGTCTTGGGCGCCACGGCGCTCACCGGGATGATGGCAATCACCTGTGTTGATGTTGTGGGTAGATACCTCAAACATCCAATTTTCGGGTCTGTGGAAATAACGGGATTTTTAGCATCTCTGACCGTCATTTTATCCCTGGCATATACACACCAGATGAACGGGCATATCGGTGTTGAACTTTTTATTCGGCGTTTTTCGAAAATGACACAAGATTTAATTGAAATAGCGACGAATATCATCGGCATTGTTCTTTGCAGCGTCATCACCTGGCAAATGTATATATATGCGCAAATTATCGGAGAATCCGGGGAAGTGTCCATGAATCTTGAGTTCCCGGAGCACATCATCATGTATATCGCCTCGTTTTGTTTCTTTGTGCTCGTATTGACCATGATTGAAGAAATCGCTACCACCATAACAAGAAGGGTTGGCAACAAATGAATCCCACCCTGGCGGGTATTCTTGGTGTTTTCATCATGCTGGTGCTCATTATGACGCGTATGCCCGTGGCATATGTGATGACGTTGGTGGGGTGGGGTGGATTCAGCTTGATGATTTCCACGAAAGGCGGGTTAACTCTCTTATCTAGAAGTATTTATGAAACTTTTTCCTCATACGGATTGACCACGATTCCCCTATTTATTCTCATGGGGCAATTCGCATTTAACAGTGGCATCGGCAGTCGGCTGTATGATACCGCCAATAAATTTTTCGGCAGCACCCGGGGAGGGTTAGCCATCGCGACCGTCACGGCCTGCACGGCATTTGGCGCTGTCTGCGGATCGAGCCCTGCCACAGCCGCCACCATGGCCACCGTTGGTCTGCCTGAAATGCGGCGATACAACTATGCGGATGAATTGGGGGCCGGAACGGTTGCGTCGGGCGGCGGGTTAGGAATGATCATGCCGCCCAGCGTGGTATTGATTGTCTACGGTATTTTGACGGGGGAGTCCATCGGCGCACTCTTCGTGGCCGGTATTCTTCCAGCCCTGCTCATCACCGCCTTGTTTATTTTAACCGTTTATATTCAATGCCGCCTGAAACCCGAACTCGGGCCAAAGGGAAAATCATATTCTATCGCTGAAAAACTTAAAGCCCTTGCCGGATTAGGGGATACGGCGCTTGTGTTCATTCTGGTTATCGGCGGTCTTTTTGCCGGGCTTTTTACCCCTACCGAAGCTGCGGCGGTGGGTGCCTTCGGGGTGTTAGCCATATCCGTGGTTCGCCGTAGACTTTCAGGTGCCGCTTTCGTCAAAGCGCTCTACGAAACGCTTCGCACATCCTGCATGGTCATGTTTCTGATCGCTGGAGCCACCGTTTTCGGCAAATTCCTTGCCGTGACACGAATCCCTTTTGATCTGGCGCAATGGGTAGGTGGACTTGACTTGCCGGCAGTGTTAATTCTGGGTGTCATTATTTTAATTTATTTTCTCGGCGGTTGTATAATGGACTCCCTGGCACTGGTCATGCTCACCATTCCGATTTTTTTTCCGGTGGTCGTTGAACAGCTGGGTTATAATGCGATATGGTTTGGAATCATCATTGTGATGGTGACGGAGATGGGGGTTATTACCCCACCGGTCGGTATCAATGTATACGTGGTTTACGGTGTGTCAAAAACCGTTATCCCCGGTGGTATCGCGTTGGAAACAATTTTCAAGGGAATCTTTCCCTTCCTTCTTGCTGTGCTTGTCGGCACGCTCTTGATGGTTATTTTCCCGAAAATCATTACCTGGTTGCCCGAACTGATGTACTGAGGAAAAAATTTTGTAACTCCTCAGTAGCCAGGAGACAGAATCCAGAATTCTGTATTCCTGAGTAGTTACAAAATTTCATAAATGCCGGGGATGGAATCCCTCCTATTTTCTTGCAAACGCCCATGAAAAGGAATACCCCGACTCACCCCCGCCAAGACGAACCCCATCAAAAAAAGCCTTGGAGACGATGGCATTCGCGCCCCCGTCCAGCAAGTCAAGACCCAACATATAGTCGGCCCGCAAGCGCTCTTCGCGGTTTCCGGGTTCGCCATAGGCATACCGCAGATCATGGCGAAGACAAATTTCGGTCAGGGTGCTAATGCCGGTCATGGCGGCCACCATTTTGTCCGGCAGCATGGAGCAACCGTCGAATACCCAGGGCTTATAAGCATCGAAATGAAGGGTTATCCGTTGCACCAGGTTTTCCATGCCGTAAAATTTACAGATCTCAAGGGCTTTTT
The genomic region above belongs to Desulfobacterales bacterium and contains:
- the rsmA gene encoding 16S rRNA (adenine(1518)-N(6)/adenine(1519)-N(6))-dimethyltransferase RsmA — encoded protein: MSSPGTLLKAQGLHPKKQMGQNFLSDPSTAKMIIARSGITPEAVILEIGAGLGALTIPLGKISSRVYAIEKDTQLLEILKSELALNRIDHVELLNRDILKVDIPAIALSTGRPLVVFGNLPYNISSQVLVQLITARKHLTRCFLMFQKELAQRLVALPGNRDYGRLSVMLQYCAAIRPLATINANLFYPKPKIDSEIIEIDFTRAPGFSVQDEAFLFLVIKAAFSKRRKTLKNSMSKSVLKMDTNLLIQGLETAAIDPVRRAETLSVEEFVRLADCLYKLKF
- a CDS encoding glyceraldehyde 3-phosphate dehydrogenase NAD-binding domain-containing protein encodes the protein MVQVSENDKVYKLGINGLGRIGKLTLWHHVGRKYFKELVVNLGREVGAGLTDIAHYIERDSSYGSLSGYLYGFKSRPVISELNEENGCMRVDGMPVTFLRQHRNPADVQWRDNNVRLVVDTTGQFLDPSLSADHPKGAIRGHLDSGAEKVIVSAPFKIADQRALIPDDAVTTVMGINHNDYDPRHHRILSNASCTTTCLAHMIKPLINHFGAKRILSASMATIHAATGSQEVLDRLPKAGGIDLRKNRSIMNNIILTTTGAAKALRLVIPEMNEIGFIAESVRIPTGTGSLIILVVNFQEEMNGESIRREVINNVYRRAQADDPNKYLHYSDQQNVSCDIIGLPKAAAIIEGHETHTRTAELTLDLTKVPGLDEKILSTLKDAGVHVPMTQAVIYGWYDNEMGSYVNMLGDRTVTVAEHM
- a CDS encoding PEP/pyruvate-binding domain-containing protein, which encodes MQIQSKALEVNIADYHIDVDIDPKYEVMQLVMSRYYGLMEGLNTFLKELSHPYKNWQFIVKESRGYALDYFHLLTAHPRGPEVAELFFEIFLAAIKSGNNAKVQTDAVDNLLLYVQKIIKDAKGDIGRFLPALNTCFRKIAALNVPLFNLFIKSYYQIKRLAALYRQKAADSKVEFDAIGLLLAKYYKNTYAYWLSEVDPHGWFIKAIGKNESAVHLSELFKEISHRRIEAARDDLENYIQSARRKDGTLIDQLITLPGFQEIVEVYREVPQKLLELGRDERTGYRWKIIFLFHMMSISGLSLVHEEALREINRTLSWLIGHESHRQIKRLIDKTFAILKTGTQEFPATVLNCALTMGKGVYQTDESDLINLYIDSMIDLGFQAPKIRGVGNDWQIKANIAHILNIRTWLELIQLNPKWSPKLLSYLTIHLSVCGVFIKDTDLFPRDITRLLNSPIEPVYNLVKQLARLFPVFFNDIGAEGKLRDISTEIDEITRRKDVLVHFLRKQSHVESSNQILDFMRATLVFWTTCDKSILKPFLPPYIYAQVAADGEFVDGIHNTMSLLLKQGLQLPDALLELSDERLNQLLADVRDVSNIDIRRVQLAAKLYKLLYQKYRLDFTEMDHYLSQLRPGAFPNLDALETALAETDSKRKLSGLISFLEEIKTLILSSNRYEARENIYKKRHFTVDIPSMYGSYNELKFDGLGLTFRLESLVNALFDICISKIDLTLITKATFFQIYDLLILFGRALKLDGISSVEFERQLDFLSLSLEMRGFTFTQYLDIIKGFAQAVKNIINDCFNNIHEENLNRIFTRIEKDQILPKYLPRDEMGEDEKLVHRISEIFLRDQIALSLGLQQLDYFLNRILHTLFHQADKLHKAKLQQLLNYDPKRAITTIYDTNKRLFRVIYLGAKGYHLAQLTQFGLPVPPGFIITTEVFRSREIIETYPPAQQNFRDQLADHMKLLEKTAVKVFGDPKNPLLVSVRSGSPISQPGMMDTFLDVGLNEEIAHGIATYTGNTWFAWDNYRRFVQCYGMSFGLSRNHFDAIMADFKKRIGVAYKRGLPGDQMKNMALTYKQLVQDHGIAIQENPFEQLMVIIKKVLDSWESPKAKTYRQIIEISDDWGTTVSVQAMVFGNRSQTSGTGVFFTHNPRWSGDTLKLWGDFTLGNQGEDVVSGLVKTLPISEMQQEIEKRETDITLETHYPAIYNTLLRWANELIYRRGWSPQEIEFTFESSDPKDLYLLQTRDMAMRERKKVLTFDLAECGNDKLLGHGIGVSGGAMSGRAVFSLEEIDHWRNLEPNTPLVLIRGDTVPDDIREIFAADGLLTARGGLTSHAAVVAHRMGKTCVVGCEDLICDENERYFIFRQAKVNSGDHISIDGRGGSVYLGKIKVNEA